One Schistocerca nitens isolate TAMUIC-IGC-003100 chromosome 1, iqSchNite1.1, whole genome shotgun sequence DNA segment encodes these proteins:
- the LOC126195974 gene encoding serine/threonine-protein phosphatase 6 regulatory ankyrin repeat subunit C-like isoform X2, giving the protein MAQTALTKEEIFKWTPLRFAEETNAWDWIEKQLENGISLRELEVTRDKLKNREAAVGILTTICKEGYSCLLRYALSEVPSLANICLELDQTRPLHMAIRNHRHSIVRCLINTNADINICDLSQRTPLHEAVKSNCTQAVRMLLNSGADKEKKDMGGKTAIQRAAELKHTAVVKLLCDAGADINVSQILEERPLYIAAQMGDAETVRLLLVSGASVYDDRNQSALHFAAVTGCYIAAQTLIEAGIDVDIRDADQMTPLHHAAKHGNSDICSYVLDAGANREITDKHGKTPLQYAAQKGQTAVVQLLCNQSVDFSVSEQSRKILFLAAESGNQETVQLLLHQFSDTFDEHKFHVLVAAACRGSDVAVQTLTKSGVHVNAQNLFGRTVLHEAAGSCSAETVCTLLDAGTDGNAMTNDGRTPAHFAAASSKADTLKLLIAQNVDINITDISGETPLHCAAKCGSKECINLLLDAGADPFVITDSGLTALHFAAASGKCCAVELLLLSNISPNVRDKKDRTPLHFAAASGCLETVRTLFDKGCNVESTDKDGRTPLHCAAQRGHSEIVEFLCKKGADANGGKQDKWTEKPIYLAAENNNIKSVRALCQVYSLGCDEYKRTVLHKAAMIGKDVVVQTLAAAGAAVNAQDSHLNTPLFLAVAWCSKDTVSALLRAGADVNMTCTNGWTALHCAASFQKTHLVQMLMEWGAGINVQDDYGQTPLHCATDSDSLETVRILLESGARKDIKDCWGESPYDIAKDNTNYALMRLLKD; this is encoded by the coding sequence ATGGCACAGACAGCTCTCACCAAAGAAGAAATTTTTAAATGGACCCCTTTACGATTTGCTGAAGAGACAAATGCTTGGGATTGGATTGAGAAGCAGTTGGAAAATGGAATTTCTCTAAGAGAACTGGAAGTGACCAGAGATAAGCTGAAGAATAGAGAAGCAGCAGTTGGGATTCTAACCACAATTTGCAAGGAAGGTTATTCATGCCTTTTGAGATATGCTCTCAGTGAAGTGCCATCTCTGGCCAACATTTGCCTTGAACTGGATCAGACTAGACCACTGCATATGGCAATAAGAAACCATCGTCATAGTATTGTGCGGTGTCTTATTAATACTAATGCGGATATAAATATTTGTGATCTCTCACAGAGAACACCGCTACATGAAGCTGTTAAAAGCAACTGTACACAAGCAGTGAGGATGCTACTGAATTCTGGAGCTGACAAGGAAAAGAAAGATATGGGAGGAAAGACAGCAATACAAAGAGCAGCTGAGCTTAAACATACTGCTGTAGTCAAGTTACTTTGTGATGCTGGGGCTGACATAAATGTCAGTCAAATTTTGGAAGAGAGGCCGTTATACATAGCAGCACAAATGGGAGATGCAGAGACAGTGCGCCTTCTTTTGGTTTCTGGAGCTAGTGTGTATGATGACAGAAATCAGTCTGCATTGCATTTTGCAGCGGTAACTGGCTGTTATATTGCAGCACAGACATTAATAGAAGCAGGTATTGATGTCGATATCAGAGATGCAGATCAGATGACACCACTGCATCATGCTGCTAAGCATGGCAACAGTGATATTTGTTCATATGTGCTAGACGCTGGAGCCAATAGAGAAATTACAGATAAACATGGGAAAACCCCGTTGCAGTATGCAGCTCAGAAGGGACAGACTGCTGTAGTGCAGCTTCTGTGTAACCAATCTGTAGATTTCAGTGTTAGTGAGCAGTCAAGGAAGATACTGTTCCTTGCAGCAGAGAGTGGCAATCAGGAAACTGTGCAGTTACTGCTACATCAATTTTCTGATACCTTTGATGAACATAAATTTCATGTTCTAGTTGCAGCAGCATGCAGGGGCAGCGATGTTGCAGTTCAGACTCTGACGAAATCAGGAGTGCATGTGAATGCACAAAATTTGTTTGGAAGGACAGTTCTGCATGAAGCTGCAGGCAGTTGCAGTGCAGAAACTGTATGCACACTGCTTGATGCTGGGACTGATGGAAATGCAATGACCAATGATGGTAGGACACCTGCACATTTTGCTGCTGCATCTAGCAAGGCAGACACCCTGAAATTACTAATAGCCCAAAATGTTGATATTAACATTACAGATATTTCTGGAGAGACACCACTTCATTGTGCAGCAAAATGTGGCAGTAAAGAGTGCATAAACCTTCTACTGGATGCTGGTGCTGATCCATTTGTAATTACTGACAGTGGTTTGACAGCATTACACTTTGCAGCAGCATCTGGAAAATGTTGTGCTGTTGAGTTACTCTTACTGAGCAACATCAGCCCTAATGTTAGGGATAAGAAAGATCGAACTCCCTTACACTTTGCTGCAGCTTCGGGGTGTCTTGAAACAGTGAGAACACTTTTTGACAAAGGATGTAATGTAGAGTCTACTGATAAGGATGGTAGGACACCATTGCACTGTGCAGCACAACGAGGACATTCTGAAATAGTGGAGTTTCTTTGTAAGAAAGGTGCAGATGCCAATGGGGGAAAGCAGGATAAATGGACAGAAAAACCAATTTATTTAGCTGCAGAAAACAACAACATAAAGAGTGTTCGTGCTCTTTGTCAAGTGTACTCTCTTGGCTGTGATGAATATAAGCGAACTGTATTGCATAAAGCAGCCATGATTGGTAAAGATGTGGTAGTGCAGACATTGGCAGCTGCAGGTGCTGCAGTCAATGCACAAGACAGTCATCTTAATACACCTCTTTTTCTGGCTGTTGCATGGTGCAGTAAGGACACTGTGAGTGCACTGCTACGAGCAGGGGCTGATGTAAATATGACATGTACAAATGGTTGGACAGCTTTACACTGTGCTGCATCTTTCCAGAAAACTCACCTTGTTCAGATGTTAATGGAATGGGGTGCTGGAATAAATGTACAGGATGACTATGGACAAACACCACTTCATTGTGCTACTGACAGTGACAGCCTGGAAACAGTAAGAATTTTGCTTGAATCTGGTGCCAGGAAGGATATCAAGGATTGTTGGGGGGAATCTCCATACGATATTGCTAAAGATAATACAAATTATGCATTGATGAGacttttaaaagattaa
- the LOC126195974 gene encoding serine/threonine-protein phosphatase 6 regulatory ankyrin repeat subunit C-like isoform X1 has translation MTTCPDSMAQTALTKEEIFKWTPLRFAEETNAWDWIEKQLENGISLRELEVTRDKLKNREAAVGILTTICKEGYSCLLRYALSEVPSLANICLELDQTRPLHMAIRNHRHSIVRCLINTNADINICDLSQRTPLHEAVKSNCTQAVRMLLNSGADKEKKDMGGKTAIQRAAELKHTAVVKLLCDAGADINVSQILEERPLYIAAQMGDAETVRLLLVSGASVYDDRNQSALHFAAVTGCYIAAQTLIEAGIDVDIRDADQMTPLHHAAKHGNSDICSYVLDAGANREITDKHGKTPLQYAAQKGQTAVVQLLCNQSVDFSVSEQSRKILFLAAESGNQETVQLLLHQFSDTFDEHKFHVLVAAACRGSDVAVQTLTKSGVHVNAQNLFGRTVLHEAAGSCSAETVCTLLDAGTDGNAMTNDGRTPAHFAAASSKADTLKLLIAQNVDINITDISGETPLHCAAKCGSKECINLLLDAGADPFVITDSGLTALHFAAASGKCCAVELLLLSNISPNVRDKKDRTPLHFAAASGCLETVRTLFDKGCNVESTDKDGRTPLHCAAQRGHSEIVEFLCKKGADANGGKQDKWTEKPIYLAAENNNIKSVRALCQVYSLGCDEYKRTVLHKAAMIGKDVVVQTLAAAGAAVNAQDSHLNTPLFLAVAWCSKDTVSALLRAGADVNMTCTNGWTALHCAASFQKTHLVQMLMEWGAGINVQDDYGQTPLHCATDSDSLETVRILLESGARKDIKDCWGESPYDIAKDNTNYALMRLLKD, from the coding sequence ACCTGTCCTGATAGTATGGCACAGACAGCTCTCACCAAAGAAGAAATTTTTAAATGGACCCCTTTACGATTTGCTGAAGAGACAAATGCTTGGGATTGGATTGAGAAGCAGTTGGAAAATGGAATTTCTCTAAGAGAACTGGAAGTGACCAGAGATAAGCTGAAGAATAGAGAAGCAGCAGTTGGGATTCTAACCACAATTTGCAAGGAAGGTTATTCATGCCTTTTGAGATATGCTCTCAGTGAAGTGCCATCTCTGGCCAACATTTGCCTTGAACTGGATCAGACTAGACCACTGCATATGGCAATAAGAAACCATCGTCATAGTATTGTGCGGTGTCTTATTAATACTAATGCGGATATAAATATTTGTGATCTCTCACAGAGAACACCGCTACATGAAGCTGTTAAAAGCAACTGTACACAAGCAGTGAGGATGCTACTGAATTCTGGAGCTGACAAGGAAAAGAAAGATATGGGAGGAAAGACAGCAATACAAAGAGCAGCTGAGCTTAAACATACTGCTGTAGTCAAGTTACTTTGTGATGCTGGGGCTGACATAAATGTCAGTCAAATTTTGGAAGAGAGGCCGTTATACATAGCAGCACAAATGGGAGATGCAGAGACAGTGCGCCTTCTTTTGGTTTCTGGAGCTAGTGTGTATGATGACAGAAATCAGTCTGCATTGCATTTTGCAGCGGTAACTGGCTGTTATATTGCAGCACAGACATTAATAGAAGCAGGTATTGATGTCGATATCAGAGATGCAGATCAGATGACACCACTGCATCATGCTGCTAAGCATGGCAACAGTGATATTTGTTCATATGTGCTAGACGCTGGAGCCAATAGAGAAATTACAGATAAACATGGGAAAACCCCGTTGCAGTATGCAGCTCAGAAGGGACAGACTGCTGTAGTGCAGCTTCTGTGTAACCAATCTGTAGATTTCAGTGTTAGTGAGCAGTCAAGGAAGATACTGTTCCTTGCAGCAGAGAGTGGCAATCAGGAAACTGTGCAGTTACTGCTACATCAATTTTCTGATACCTTTGATGAACATAAATTTCATGTTCTAGTTGCAGCAGCATGCAGGGGCAGCGATGTTGCAGTTCAGACTCTGACGAAATCAGGAGTGCATGTGAATGCACAAAATTTGTTTGGAAGGACAGTTCTGCATGAAGCTGCAGGCAGTTGCAGTGCAGAAACTGTATGCACACTGCTTGATGCTGGGACTGATGGAAATGCAATGACCAATGATGGTAGGACACCTGCACATTTTGCTGCTGCATCTAGCAAGGCAGACACCCTGAAATTACTAATAGCCCAAAATGTTGATATTAACATTACAGATATTTCTGGAGAGACACCACTTCATTGTGCAGCAAAATGTGGCAGTAAAGAGTGCATAAACCTTCTACTGGATGCTGGTGCTGATCCATTTGTAATTACTGACAGTGGTTTGACAGCATTACACTTTGCAGCAGCATCTGGAAAATGTTGTGCTGTTGAGTTACTCTTACTGAGCAACATCAGCCCTAATGTTAGGGATAAGAAAGATCGAACTCCCTTACACTTTGCTGCAGCTTCGGGGTGTCTTGAAACAGTGAGAACACTTTTTGACAAAGGATGTAATGTAGAGTCTACTGATAAGGATGGTAGGACACCATTGCACTGTGCAGCACAACGAGGACATTCTGAAATAGTGGAGTTTCTTTGTAAGAAAGGTGCAGATGCCAATGGGGGAAAGCAGGATAAATGGACAGAAAAACCAATTTATTTAGCTGCAGAAAACAACAACATAAAGAGTGTTCGTGCTCTTTGTCAAGTGTACTCTCTTGGCTGTGATGAATATAAGCGAACTGTATTGCATAAAGCAGCCATGATTGGTAAAGATGTGGTAGTGCAGACATTGGCAGCTGCAGGTGCTGCAGTCAATGCACAAGACAGTCATCTTAATACACCTCTTTTTCTGGCTGTTGCATGGTGCAGTAAGGACACTGTGAGTGCACTGCTACGAGCAGGGGCTGATGTAAATATGACATGTACAAATGGTTGGACAGCTTTACACTGTGCTGCATCTTTCCAGAAAACTCACCTTGTTCAGATGTTAATGGAATGGGGTGCTGGAATAAATGTACAGGATGACTATGGACAAACACCACTTCATTGTGCTACTGACAGTGACAGCCTGGAAACAGTAAGAATTTTGCTTGAATCTGGTGCCAGGAAGGATATCAAGGATTGTTGGGGGGAATCTCCATACGATATTGCTAAAGATAATACAAATTATGCATTGATGAGacttttaaaagattaa